A region from the Arthrobacter gengyunqii genome encodes:
- a CDS encoding alpha/beta hydrolase, producing MPKTAPWNPTVLWSKPEAERAGTPLLVLFHGYLANEEDLMGLADYLPSEFTIASVRAPQALGPGYTWFPLMNDAAFSVERVVDAVDDVAGWLDSVKDIHSSVSLLGFSMGMAVASTLLRHRPADFAAVVGLSGFVVPAEGNPFFHDDELAAGGVPFFWGRDQADPVIDAPRIEFTHAWLNEHTALTKILYSNMGHGINMQELGHVKEFLTHLVLKG from the coding sequence ATGCCTAAAACTGCCCCCTGGAACCCCACTGTCCTTTGGTCCAAGCCGGAAGCCGAGCGGGCCGGAACCCCGCTGCTGGTCCTCTTCCACGGTTACCTCGCCAACGAGGAAGACCTGATGGGCCTGGCGGATTACCTGCCCTCGGAGTTCACCATCGCATCGGTCCGCGCACCCCAGGCCCTCGGCCCCGGCTACACCTGGTTCCCGCTGATGAACGACGCCGCTTTCTCGGTGGAGCGTGTGGTGGACGCGGTCGACGACGTTGCCGGCTGGCTGGACAGCGTCAAGGACATTCACAGCAGTGTTTCCCTGCTCGGCTTTTCGATGGGCATGGCCGTGGCCAGCACGCTGCTGCGCCACCGGCCCGCGGACTTTGCCGCCGTCGTCGGGCTCTCCGGCTTTGTGGTTCCTGCGGAGGGCAATCCGTTCTTCCACGACGACGAGCTCGCTGCCGGCGGCGTGCCGTTCTTCTGGGGCCGTGACCAGGCGGATCCGGTGATTGACGCGCCGCGCATCGAATTCACCCATGCCTGGCTGAACGAGCACACGGCGCTGACCAAGATCCTGTATTCGAACATGGGGCACGGCATCAACATGCAGGAACTGGGACATGTGAAGGAATTCCTCACCCACTTGGTGCTCAAGGGCTGA
- a CDS encoding bifunctional o-acetylhomoserine/o-acetylserine sulfhydrylase translates to MSGNWSFETRSIHAGQEPDAVTGARALPIYQTSSFVFPSAEAAANRFALAELAPIYTRIGNPTQEAVENRIASLEGGLGALMLASGQAAETFAILNVAEAGDHIVASPSLYGGTYNLFKHTLKKFGITTTFVSDPDNLDQWRAAVQPNTKAFFGEVVSNPRQDVLDIEGISAVAHEAGVPLIVDNTLSTPYLIRPIEWGADIVVHSATKYLGGHGTSIAGVIVDSGNFDFGADPEKFPGFNTPDESYNGLVYARDLGADGILGANLAYILKARVQLLRDLGSSVSPFNAFLIAQGVETLSLRMERHVSNAVAVANWLEGHDDVVSVAYAGLESSPWFKRGRKYGPRGTGAIVSFEINGGIDAGKRFVDALDLHSHVANVGDVRSLVIHPASTTHSQLGAEAQLAAGVSPGLVRLSVGIEHIDDIIADLDAGFRAAKGA, encoded by the coding sequence ATGTCAGGAAACTGGTCCTTCGAAACCCGTTCTATCCATGCCGGCCAGGAGCCCGACGCCGTGACCGGCGCCCGCGCCCTGCCCATTTATCAGACCTCATCCTTCGTCTTTCCCAGCGCCGAAGCAGCAGCCAACCGGTTTGCGCTGGCGGAGTTGGCGCCGATCTATACGCGCATCGGCAATCCCACCCAGGAAGCGGTGGAAAACCGGATCGCCTCCCTTGAGGGCGGACTCGGTGCTCTAATGCTTGCCTCCGGCCAAGCCGCGGAAACCTTCGCGATCCTGAACGTGGCCGAGGCCGGCGACCACATCGTGGCCAGCCCCAGCCTCTACGGCGGCACCTACAACCTGTTCAAGCACACGCTCAAGAAGTTCGGCATCACCACAACCTTTGTGTCCGATCCGGACAACCTGGATCAGTGGCGCGCAGCTGTGCAGCCCAACACCAAGGCGTTCTTCGGCGAGGTGGTCTCGAACCCGCGCCAGGACGTGCTGGACATCGAGGGCATTAGCGCGGTGGCCCATGAGGCAGGCGTACCGCTCATCGTGGACAACACGCTGTCCACCCCGTACCTGATCCGGCCCATCGAGTGGGGCGCGGACATCGTGGTGCACTCGGCCACCAAGTATCTGGGCGGGCACGGCACGTCCATTGCCGGCGTCATCGTGGATTCGGGCAACTTCGACTTCGGCGCCGACCCGGAGAAATTCCCCGGCTTCAACACTCCCGACGAGAGCTACAACGGGCTGGTTTACGCCCGAGACCTGGGCGCCGACGGGATCCTGGGTGCCAACCTCGCATACATCCTCAAAGCCCGGGTCCAGCTGCTGCGCGACCTCGGCTCCTCCGTGTCGCCGTTCAATGCGTTCCTGATTGCCCAGGGCGTGGAAACCCTGAGCCTGCGGATGGAACGGCACGTGAGCAACGCCGTCGCGGTGGCCAACTGGCTGGAAGGGCACGACGACGTCGTCTCCGTCGCCTATGCGGGGTTGGAATCCAGCCCGTGGTTCAAGCGCGGCCGCAAGTACGGGCCGCGCGGCACCGGCGCCATTGTCTCCTTCGAGATCAACGGCGGCATCGATGCCGGCAAGCGCTTCGTTGATGCCCTGGACCTGCACTCCCACGTGGCGAACGTGGGTGACGTGCGCTCCCTGGTCATCCATCCGGCGTCGACCACGCACAGCCAGCTGGGAGCCGAGGCGCAGCTGGCGGCCGGGGTCAGCCCCGGGCTGGTCCGGCTCTCCGTGGGTATCGAACACATTGATGACATCATTGCGGACCTCGACGCCGGGTTCCGGGCAGCCAAGGGAGCGTAG
- a CDS encoding VOC family protein has product MRLDHVSYASESDGLLATTERIAAALGADFVKGGVHPRFGTRNMILPLANHQYVEVVEALNHPASDKAPFGQAVRQRSECGGGWMGWCVAVDDLAPFEERLGRLSVPGNRKFPDGQELTWQQIGINGLIADPQVPYMLRWDDGTDALHPSAALPGMPGAVKLDSLTIAGSADRVAQWLGTPAEEPLENVGVTWISPKGTPGIMSVTFNTAKGLVEI; this is encoded by the coding sequence ATGCGTTTGGACCATGTTTCTTATGCCAGTGAATCCGACGGTCTTTTGGCCACAACTGAGAGGATCGCTGCCGCCTTGGGAGCGGACTTCGTCAAGGGCGGTGTGCACCCGCGTTTTGGAACGCGCAACATGATTCTGCCCCTGGCCAACCACCAGTACGTCGAGGTGGTGGAAGCCCTGAACCACCCGGCCTCAGACAAGGCCCCCTTCGGCCAGGCAGTGCGCCAGCGCTCGGAGTGCGGCGGCGGCTGGATGGGCTGGTGCGTGGCCGTGGATGATCTCGCCCCCTTCGAAGAACGGCTCGGACGGCTCTCCGTTCCGGGCAACCGGAAGTTTCCGGACGGCCAGGAACTGACCTGGCAGCAGATCGGCATCAACGGCCTGATCGCCGACCCTCAGGTGCCGTACATGCTGCGCTGGGATGACGGAACCGATGCACTGCATCCGTCAGCGGCCCTGCCCGGCATGCCCGGTGCCGTGAAGCTGGACTCGCTGACCATTGCCGGCTCCGCTGACCGTGTGGCCCAGTGGCTGGGCACGCCCGCTGAGGAACCGCTGGAGAACGTGGGCGTCACGTGGATTTCCCCCAAGGGAACTCCCGGCATCATGTCTGTCACATTCAACACGGCCAAGGGTCTCGTCGAAATCTAG
- a CDS encoding SRPBCC domain-containing protein, protein MGDSIRVAAQAQCSPAQLWHTLVDNRAAWWPEMEFTASPGSPLAERAAGGDGGGQQRASGTVLAVARDRLLSFRWTMPEWNAHTVVSISLAALPGPDPETDYTDVVVTESGLGGLAEGADVARTHTEEWADHLASLISLAENASHA, encoded by the coding sequence ATGGGTGATTCGATTCGTGTGGCTGCACAGGCACAGTGTTCCCCGGCGCAGCTTTGGCACACGCTCGTGGACAACCGGGCTGCGTGGTGGCCGGAAATGGAGTTCACCGCCAGCCCCGGGTCGCCGTTGGCGGAACGGGCAGCCGGCGGCGACGGCGGGGGCCAGCAGCGTGCCTCGGGCACCGTGCTGGCGGTGGCGCGGGACCGGCTGCTGTCCTTCCGGTGGACCATGCCCGAGTGGAATGCGCATACGGTGGTGAGCATTTCTCTGGCTGCCTTGCCGGGACCGGACCCGGAAACGGACTACACCGACGTCGTCGTCACCGAAAGCGGGCTGGGCGGCCTGGCCGAGGGCGCCGACGTGGCCCGCACCCACACTGAGGAATGGGCGGACCATTTGGCGAGCCTGATTTCGCTGGCCGAAAACGCTTCCCATGCCTGA
- a CDS encoding glycine--tRNA ligase translates to MASTKSKLDPIISLAKRRGFVFQSGEIYGGSRSAWDYGPLGVELKENIKKQWWQHMVRGRDDVVGLDSAVILPRQVWEASGHVEVFSDPLVECLSCHKRYRADHLEEAYEEKKGHAPENGLADIACANCGTKGQWTEPQEFSGLLKTFLGPVANEEGMHYLRPETAQGIFVNFNNVLTTSRKKPPFGIGQIGKSFRNEITPGNFIFRTREFEQMEMEFFVEPGTDEEWHKYWIENRFNWYVNLGIDPENLRLFEHPLEKLSHYSKGTTDVEYRFGFQGSEWGELEGIANRTDFDLGTHSKHSGTDLSYFNQATNERFTPYVIEPAAGLTRSFMAFLVDSYTEDEAPNAKGGVDKRTVLKLDPRLAPVKAAVLPLSRNEDLSPKAKDLAAQLRRNWNIDFDDAGAIGRRYRRQDEIGTPFCITVDFDTLEDQAVTVRERDSMAQERVSLDKVEGYLASRLIGA, encoded by the coding sequence ATGGCTTCGACCAAATCCAAACTGGATCCGATCATCTCCCTCGCCAAGCGCCGGGGGTTCGTCTTCCAGTCGGGTGAGATTTACGGCGGGTCCCGCTCTGCATGGGATTACGGCCCCCTGGGTGTCGAACTCAAGGAAAACATCAAGAAGCAGTGGTGGCAGCACATGGTCCGCGGGCGCGACGACGTCGTCGGGCTGGATTCCGCTGTTATCCTCCCGCGCCAGGTCTGGGAGGCTTCCGGCCACGTTGAGGTCTTCTCCGATCCGCTGGTTGAGTGCCTGAGCTGCCACAAGCGCTACCGCGCCGACCACCTCGAGGAAGCCTACGAGGAAAAGAAGGGCCACGCCCCCGAGAACGGCCTGGCCGACATTGCCTGCGCCAACTGCGGCACCAAGGGCCAGTGGACCGAACCGCAGGAATTCTCCGGCCTGCTGAAGACCTTCCTCGGCCCGGTGGCCAATGAAGAAGGCATGCACTACCTGCGCCCCGAAACCGCCCAGGGCATCTTCGTGAACTTCAACAACGTGCTCACCACGTCGCGGAAGAAGCCGCCGTTCGGCATCGGCCAGATCGGCAAGAGCTTCCGCAACGAGATCACGCCGGGAAACTTCATCTTCCGCACCCGTGAATTCGAGCAGATGGAAATGGAGTTCTTCGTCGAGCCGGGCACGGACGAGGAATGGCACAAGTACTGGATCGAAAACCGGTTCAACTGGTACGTGAACCTGGGCATCGACCCGGAGAACCTGCGCCTCTTCGAGCACCCGCTGGAAAAGCTGAGCCACTACTCCAAGGGCACCACCGACGTCGAATACCGCTTCGGCTTCCAGGGCTCCGAGTGGGGGGAGCTGGAGGGCATTGCCAACCGCACCGACTTTGACCTCGGCACGCACTCCAAGCACTCCGGCACGGACCTGAGCTACTTCAACCAGGCCACCAACGAGCGCTTCACTCCGTACGTGATTGAGCCCGCCGCCGGTTTGACCCGTTCCTTCATGGCGTTCCTCGTAGACTCCTACACGGAGGACGAAGCCCCCAACGCCAAGGGCGGCGTCGACAAGCGCACCGTGCTGAAGCTGGATCCGCGCCTGGCACCGGTCAAGGCCGCCGTGCTGCCGCTGAGCCGCAACGAGGACCTGTCTCCCAAGGCCAAGGACCTTGCCGCGCAGCTGCGCCGGAACTGGAACATCGACTTTGACGACGCCGGGGCCATTGGCCGCCGCTACCGCCGCCAGGACGAAATCGGCACCCCGTTCTGCATCACCGTGGACTTCGACACCCTCGAAGACCAGGCCGTCACCGTGCGCGAACGCGACTCGATGGCCCAGGAACGCGTAAGCCTGGACAAGGTCGAGGGCTACCTCGCCTCAAGGCTGATCGGAGCGTAA
- a CDS encoding glycoside hydrolase family 2 protein, producing MTLTTPWGADLEPESVLQEYPRPQLVRDSYLNLNGYWQCAITSVRREQPPADGEWDGQILVPFSPEAPLSGVGRQLQPQQVLWYRRTVRLPVEFAQERVLLHFGAVDQSCTVTVNGTQVGGHDGGYLPFSLDVTDALVPGAEQEIVVRVRDISDTGYHSRGKQTLDRGGIWYTAQSGIWQTVWLESVPRTSISQLVLVPDLESVSVTVLLDAENDDGGDLSAAITMSDGGRTVAAAVVVPGEAVKIPVPDPHLWTPEDPFLYDVEVRLVSGGREIDSVRSYTGLRTFGTGPDESGHTRLLLNGTPYFHAGLLDQGYWPDGLYTAPSDAALVYDIQTAKDLGFTMLRKHIKVEPLRWYYHCDRLGMLVWQDLVSGGRTYRHSVVTAPAVGVPHRADSDYAAFGRADESGRTAFLAELRGTVDLLRNSTSLAVWVPFNEGWGQFDANAVTDQVRSLDATRSIDHASGWHDQGGGDLKSVHVYFVPFVLRKGWLRDGRAVVLSEYGGYSLRIPGHTFNEKEFGYRKFKTPDALRRAWIKLHRQQIEPAVAQGLAATVYTQLTDVEDEVNGLLTYDRRVVKIDADTVRETNARLARAASRS from the coding sequence GTGACACTGACGACCCCGTGGGGAGCGGACCTGGAACCCGAATCCGTGCTGCAGGAATATCCCCGTCCGCAGCTTGTCCGCGACAGTTACCTGAACCTCAACGGGTATTGGCAGTGCGCCATCACCTCGGTGCGCCGGGAGCAGCCGCCGGCCGATGGTGAATGGGACGGGCAGATCCTCGTCCCGTTCTCGCCCGAGGCTCCGCTGTCCGGTGTCGGCCGCCAACTCCAGCCCCAGCAGGTCCTGTGGTACCGGCGGACTGTCCGGCTGCCGGTTGAGTTTGCCCAAGAGCGGGTGCTGCTGCACTTCGGTGCGGTGGACCAAAGCTGCACGGTCACAGTCAACGGCACACAGGTGGGCGGGCACGACGGCGGCTATCTGCCCTTCTCCCTGGACGTCACGGACGCGCTGGTGCCCGGTGCCGAGCAGGAAATCGTGGTGCGGGTGCGCGACATCAGCGACACGGGCTACCACAGCCGCGGCAAGCAGACCCTGGACCGCGGCGGCATTTGGTACACCGCTCAGTCCGGCATCTGGCAGACGGTGTGGCTGGAATCGGTGCCGCGGACAAGCATCTCGCAGCTGGTTCTGGTGCCGGATCTGGAATCCGTCTCGGTGACTGTGCTGCTGGACGCGGAGAACGACGACGGCGGCGACCTGTCAGCGGCGATCACAATGTCCGACGGCGGGCGCACTGTGGCGGCCGCCGTCGTCGTGCCCGGGGAAGCCGTGAAGATTCCGGTGCCGGACCCGCACCTGTGGACCCCTGAGGACCCGTTTCTCTACGACGTGGAGGTGCGGCTGGTGTCCGGCGGCCGGGAGATCGACAGTGTCCGCAGCTATACCGGGCTGCGGACCTTCGGAACGGGACCGGATGAATCCGGTCATACCCGGCTCCTGCTCAACGGCACACCGTACTTCCACGCCGGATTGCTGGACCAGGGGTACTGGCCGGACGGGCTGTACACGGCGCCGTCGGATGCCGCTCTGGTTTATGACATCCAGACCGCCAAGGATCTGGGCTTCACGATGCTGCGCAAGCACATCAAGGTGGAACCGCTGCGGTGGTATTACCACTGCGACCGGCTCGGCATGCTGGTGTGGCAGGACCTGGTCAGCGGCGGCCGCACCTACCGGCACTCGGTGGTGACCGCCCCTGCCGTGGGCGTACCGCACCGTGCTGACAGCGACTATGCCGCCTTTGGGCGCGCTGATGAATCGGGCCGGACGGCGTTCCTGGCTGAGCTCCGCGGCACCGTTGACCTGCTGCGCAACAGTACCTCGCTGGCAGTGTGGGTTCCCTTCAATGAAGGCTGGGGCCAGTTTGACGCGAACGCCGTCACCGACCAGGTGCGGTCATTGGATGCGACCCGAAGCATCGACCATGCCAGCGGCTGGCATGACCAGGGCGGGGGAGACCTCAAGAGCGTGCACGTGTACTTCGTTCCTTTTGTGCTCCGGAAGGGCTGGCTGCGGGACGGGCGCGCCGTCGTCCTGTCCGAGTACGGCGGCTACAGTTTGCGCATTCCGGGCCACACCTTCAACGAGAAGGAGTTCGGTTACCGCAAATTCAAGACACCGGACGCGCTGCGCCGGGCCTGGATCAAGCTGCACCGTCAGCAGATCGAGCCGGCGGTGGCTCAGGGCCTCGCTGCGACCGTGTACACGCAGTTGACCGATGTGGAGGACGAAGTGAACGGGCTGCTCACCTACGACCGTCGTGTGGTGAAGATCGACGCCGACACGGTGCGGGAGACCAATGCCCGGCTGGCCCGTGCGGCGTCGCGTTCCTGA
- a CDS encoding SGNH/GDSL hydrolase family protein, translating into MTSPSIPETSSTPAAGTSAPAPEPAAGGESAVHPWTRYVAIGDSFTEGIGDPDPQSPGGHRGWADRVAEELARSRDGFAYANLAIRGRLLNKIIEEQLEPALELHPDLITICAGGNDVIRPGGDPDKLAEKMDAAVARLTDSGATVVLFTGPDLGATPVIGSVRGRVAVYNENLRTVAARHDAVIADMWALRQLSNREMWASDRLHFSPLGHHTIAAMVLETLAVPHTLEPLEPKPMLAKNWRTARTEDLTWAREHLMPWVMRRVRHQSSGDGIAAKRPDAGPMFGGPGMPPGSAG; encoded by the coding sequence GTGACTTCTCCTTCGATCCCCGAAACCTCGTCCACGCCGGCGGCCGGAACGTCCGCCCCAGCCCCGGAACCCGCTGCAGGCGGGGAATCCGCGGTTCATCCCTGGACGCGTTATGTGGCCATTGGTGACTCCTTTACCGAGGGAATCGGCGACCCCGATCCTCAGAGCCCGGGCGGACACCGCGGCTGGGCGGATCGGGTGGCCGAGGAACTGGCCCGCAGCCGCGACGGCTTCGCCTACGCCAACCTGGCCATCCGGGGCCGGCTGCTCAACAAGATCATTGAGGAACAGCTGGAGCCGGCGCTGGAACTGCATCCGGACCTGATCACCATCTGCGCCGGCGGCAATGACGTCATCCGTCCCGGCGGCGATCCCGACAAACTTGCAGAAAAGATGGATGCTGCAGTCGCCCGGCTCACCGACAGCGGTGCCACCGTGGTGCTCTTCACCGGCCCGGATCTTGGTGCCACGCCGGTGATCGGCAGTGTTCGCGGCCGCGTGGCGGTTTACAACGAGAATCTCCGGACCGTTGCAGCCCGGCACGACGCCGTGATAGCGGACATGTGGGCGCTGCGCCAGCTGAGCAACCGGGAGATGTGGGCTTCGGACCGGCTGCATTTCTCGCCGCTGGGCCATCACACCATCGCGGCGATGGTGCTGGAGACTCTCGCCGTTCCCCACACGCTGGAACCTCTGGAGCCAAAGCCCATGCTGGCTAAGAATTGGCGGACCGCCCGCACCGAGGACCTGACCTGGGCTCGGGAGCACCTGATGCCGTGGGTCATGCGGCGGGTGCGCCACCAGTCCTCGGGGGACGGCATCGCGGCCAAACGTCCCGACGCCGGACCCATGTTTGGAGGTCCGGGCATGCCTCCCGGATCGGCGGGCTAA
- a CDS encoding DMT family transporter → MPNAVRINPLIGLPLAVLAGTAIPAQARVNGALRERIDDGLAAALISFSVGLVVMILISALLPRGRAGAAQLLPALRERRFPRYYVLAGAIGGYFVLSQTLTVAVLGVAVFTVAAVAGQTMTGLVVDRLGIGPAGKKALTLMRVVGAVLTIAAVAWAVSPKLSGTSSASDLLLPVLLPLTAGMLMSFQQAMNGTTGMHYGTPITATLVNFISGAAVLLVCWLVKVAVSGFGNPLPGEWYLYLGGPLGCVFIGLSALLVRSLGVLLTSLGMIGGQLVGSLLLDIFLPAPGSVVVAATVLGTALTLAAIVVATLPWNMPGLLRRR, encoded by the coding sequence GTGCCAAATGCTGTGCGAATAAATCCGCTGATCGGTCTTCCCCTTGCCGTCCTGGCCGGGACGGCCATTCCTGCGCAGGCCCGCGTCAACGGCGCCCTGCGCGAACGGATCGATGACGGGCTGGCTGCAGCCCTCATCAGCTTCTCCGTGGGGCTGGTGGTCATGATCCTGATTTCGGCGCTGCTGCCGCGCGGGCGCGCCGGAGCCGCCCAGTTGCTCCCGGCCCTGCGGGAACGCCGTTTTCCGCGGTACTACGTCCTGGCCGGAGCCATTGGCGGCTACTTTGTGCTCTCGCAAACCCTCACCGTGGCGGTGCTGGGCGTCGCCGTGTTCACGGTGGCCGCCGTCGCCGGCCAAACCATGACCGGGCTGGTGGTGGACCGCCTGGGCATTGGACCGGCGGGCAAGAAGGCCCTGACATTGATGCGCGTGGTGGGTGCCGTGCTGACCATTGCCGCCGTCGCATGGGCAGTGAGTCCCAAGCTCAGCGGAACGTCCTCGGCCTCGGATCTGCTGTTGCCGGTGCTGCTGCCCCTGACCGCAGGCATGCTGATGAGTTTCCAGCAGGCCATGAACGGCACCACGGGCATGCACTACGGAACACCGATAACGGCAACCCTGGTGAACTTCATCTCCGGTGCCGCGGTCCTGCTGGTCTGCTGGCTGGTGAAGGTGGCCGTGTCCGGATTCGGGAACCCGCTGCCGGGGGAGTGGTACCTGTATCTGGGCGGACCGCTTGGCTGCGTCTTCATTGGGCTCAGTGCCCTGCTGGTGCGGAGCCTCGGTGTGCTGCTGACCAGCCTGGGCATGATCGGCGGACAGCTGGTGGGCTCGCTGCTGCTGGACATTTTCCTGCCCGCGCCGGGCTCCGTCGTCGTCGCCGCCACGGTGCTGGGTACCGCATTGACCCTGGCCGCCATCGTGGTGGCCACGCTGCCGTGGAACATGCCAGGACTGCTGCGCCGGCGGTGA
- a CDS encoding type IV toxin-antitoxin system AbiEi family antitoxin domain-containing protein, whose translation MDPEFLYAADADRDGSGRRSLARRCRAGELVRVRAGVYVEASQWEKMPQWDRDRAVITAAVDQGQAPRILIQQSAAVIWGLPVIGRTSEVLLLAPGSSHGRRRGNLCWTPRTLLEPATTRHGLTLTSRAQTVLDMAARLPFERAVPAMDHVLRPDAARSLPALEKDGLLILSGKLPDEAKRTRARRVISFADGRSESPGESYSRAVLYLHGFPKPELQYEFRSTGGQFLGRTDFFWKDYALVGEFDGAVKYGPVTAGRSPGATRQVGTASRETLILEKRREDAIRATGVGFVRWSWSDIHKAKSDPDGLVRMLLTAGLPKQGRRG comes from the coding sequence ATGGATCCGGAGTTTCTTTATGCAGCCGACGCCGACCGCGACGGCTCCGGCAGACGATCCCTGGCCCGGAGGTGTCGGGCAGGCGAACTGGTCCGGGTGCGGGCGGGGGTCTATGTCGAAGCTTCGCAGTGGGAAAAAATGCCGCAGTGGGACCGGGACCGGGCCGTGATTACCGCTGCTGTGGATCAAGGACAAGCGCCAAGGATACTGATACAGCAATCCGCTGCCGTCATCTGGGGCTTGCCTGTCATTGGCAGGACCTCTGAGGTCCTGCTGCTGGCACCGGGTTCTTCGCATGGAAGGCGCCGGGGCAACCTCTGCTGGACTCCGCGAACGTTACTCGAGCCGGCGACGACACGGCACGGCCTGACCCTAACTTCACGCGCCCAAACAGTCCTCGACATGGCGGCCCGCCTTCCCTTCGAGCGTGCCGTTCCTGCCATGGACCACGTGCTGCGTCCCGATGCGGCCCGAAGCCTTCCCGCGCTGGAGAAGGATGGCCTGCTGATCCTCAGCGGAAAGCTCCCGGACGAAGCCAAGCGCACCAGGGCGAGGAGGGTGATCTCCTTCGCCGATGGCCGTTCGGAATCCCCAGGTGAATCCTACTCACGTGCCGTTCTGTATCTGCACGGGTTTCCGAAGCCCGAGCTCCAGTATGAGTTCAGGTCTACGGGCGGACAATTCCTGGGAAGAACCGACTTTTTCTGGAAGGACTACGCGTTGGTCGGTGAGTTTGACGGAGCGGTGAAGTACGGCCCCGTGACCGCCGGCCGAAGCCCCGGCGCCACCCGACAGGTGGGCACAGCTTCCCGGGAAACCCTCATCCTCGAGAAACGGCGGGAAGATGCGATCCGGGCCACCGGCGTTGGCTTTGTCCGCTGGAGCTGGTCAGACATCCACAAGGCTAAGAGCGATCCGGACGGGCTGGTAAGGATGCTGCTGACCGCAGGGCTGCCCAAGCAAGGGCGGCGCGGCTGA
- the metX gene encoding homoserine O-acetyltransferase MetX, whose product MLRHARIGSLDLETGGHLPDVSLAYEAWGTLNEDATNAVLVAHALTGSTHVARGSSEEDGWWDALVGPGKTVDTDRFFVVAVNMLGGCYGSTGPSSLDVQGRPWGSRFPFVTIRDSVRAEARLADLLGIQAWHTVLGGSLGGARALEWAVTEPGRVNRCAVIACTAASSAEQIAFGQAQLDAIRLDPDFNGGDYYNGRAPVAGLGLARRIAHITYRSEAELEYRFGRQPQAQEEPLGSVLPGARGRYAVESYLDHQGRKLAGRFDANSYLLLTEALMSHDVARGRGTVRQALADVDAEFFIAAVDSDRLYLPQQSSDLAAALPRTTDVHMISAPIGHDGFLTDVEQIGVPLRERFFGEP is encoded by the coding sequence GTGCTGCGGCACGCCCGGATCGGCAGCCTCGACCTGGAAACCGGCGGGCACCTGCCCGACGTTTCCCTTGCCTATGAAGCGTGGGGGACGCTCAACGAGGACGCCACCAACGCCGTCCTGGTGGCGCATGCCCTCACCGGCAGCACGCATGTGGCCCGGGGGAGCAGCGAAGAGGACGGCTGGTGGGACGCCCTGGTGGGTCCGGGCAAGACGGTGGACACCGATCGGTTCTTTGTCGTGGCGGTCAACATGCTCGGCGGCTGCTATGGATCCACCGGCCCCTCGTCTTTGGATGTGCAGGGCCGGCCGTGGGGATCAAGATTCCCGTTTGTGACCATCCGCGACTCGGTCCGGGCTGAAGCCCGGCTGGCTGATCTGCTGGGAATCCAAGCCTGGCACACCGTGCTGGGCGGGTCTCTGGGCGGTGCGCGGGCGCTGGAATGGGCCGTCACCGAGCCCGGCCGGGTGAACCGCTGCGCGGTCATTGCCTGCACGGCGGCCAGCTCCGCAGAACAGATAGCGTTTGGCCAGGCGCAGCTGGATGCGATCCGCCTGGACCCGGACTTCAACGGTGGCGACTATTACAACGGCAGGGCGCCGGTGGCCGGACTGGGCCTGGCCCGCCGGATTGCACACATCACGTACCGCTCCGAAGCGGAATTGGAATACCGCTTCGGACGTCAGCCGCAGGCGCAGGAGGAGCCGCTGGGGTCGGTGCTGCCAGGGGCGCGGGGGCGCTATGCGGTGGAGAGCTATCTGGACCATCAGGGCCGGAAGCTGGCCGGGCGGTTCGACGCGAACAGCTACCTGCTGCTGACCGAGGCTCTGATGAGCCACGACGTGGCCCGCGGGCGCGGAACGGTGCGGCAGGCACTGGCGGATGTGGACGCCGAATTCTTCATCGCCGCCGTGGATTCGGACCGGCTCTACCTTCCCCAGCAGTCCAGCGATCTGGCCGCGGCGTTGCCCCGGACGACCGATGTGCACATGATCAGCGCCCCGATCGGCCACGACGGCTTCCTCACCGACGTTGAACAGATCGGCGTGCCGCTGCGGGAACGGTTCTTCGGGGAACCCTAG
- a CDS encoding RNA-binding S4 domain-containing protein: MSNTDPQDLPIRDEMIRLGQLLKLASLAEDGIQAKQLIEDGLVKVNGEIEERRGRQLHPGDIISVNGEAIRIVKED; encoded by the coding sequence ATGAGTAATACCGATCCCCAAGACCTTCCCATCCGCGACGAAATGATCCGCCTGGGCCAGCTGCTCAAGCTTGCCAGCCTCGCCGAAGACGGCATCCAGGCCAAGCAATTGATCGAAGACGGCCTGGTGAAGGTCAACGGCGAGATCGAGGAGCGCCGGGGCCGGCAGTTGCACCCCGGCGACATCATCTCCGTCAACGGCGAAGCCATTCGAATCGTGAAAGAGGACTAA